A window of Infirmifilum lucidum contains these coding sequences:
- a CDS encoding HesA/MoeB/ThiF family protein, whose translation MVLTSEELERYDRQIRMWGVEAQEKLRGATVAVVGLGGLGSPVATYLAAAGVGRLILVDSEPVELSNLNRQFLHWTSDIGRLKVESAAEKLRKLNPNVQLEVYSKRINTLEDALEIASKADVVVDCLDNWKTRFLLNEACVALRKPLVHAAVRGLYGQLMVVKPGEGPCLRCVFPTEPREERPFPIVGPTPGVFGSLEAQEVLKLLTGYGEVAVGKLVLVDGVRLSFDVLRVERRKDCPVCGRLG comes from the coding sequence GTGGTGCTAACAAGCGAGGAACTAGAGAGGTATGACAGGCAAATAAGGATGTGGGGGGTTGAAGCCCAAGAGAAACTGAGAGGGGCGACGGTAGCCGTTGTAGGCCTGGGGGGCCTGGGTTCGCCTGTCGCGACTTACCTAGCTGCAGCCGGAGTTGGCAGGCTTATTCTCGTGGACTCCGAGCCAGTGGAGCTTAGCAACCTCAACAGGCAGTTCCTCCACTGGACCTCAGATATAGGTCGCTTAAAGGTCGAAAGTGCAGCGGAGAAGTTGAGGAAGCTCAACCCCAATGTCCAGCTAGAGGTATATTCCAAGAGGATAAATACTCTCGAGGACGCCCTTGAAATAGCGAGTAAAGCTGACGTTGTGGTAGACTGCCTCGACAACTGGAAGACGAGGTTCCTCCTCAACGAGGCGTGCGTCGCGCTGAGGAAGCCGCTAGTCCATGCGGCAGTGAGGGGGCTGTACGGCCAGCTCATGGTGGTGAAGCCGGGTGAAGGCCCCTGCCTGCGTTGCGTCTTCCCGACAGAGCCGAGAGAGGAGAGGCCCTTCCCTATAGTCGGCCCGACGCCCGGGGTTTTCGGCTCACTCGAAGCCCAGGAAGTCCTCAAACTGCTCACTGGGTACGGAGAAGTCGCTGTCGGGAAGTTAGTACTAGTAGACGGCGTCAGGCTCTCCTTCGATGTCCTAAGAGTTGAGAGGAGGAAAGACTGCCCGGTTTGCGGCAGGCTAGGCTAG
- a CDS encoding UTP--glucose-1-phosphate uridylyltransferase — MPRLAKGVLLAAGLGTRLIPYSKEMPKEMLPVFEGVNGKVFLKPVIQVIFEQLYEAGLREFCFVVGRGKRVIEDHFTPDWGFVDYLERTGKEEYAALLREFYRKIESSYIAWVNQPIPRGTGHAVYTARMFVGEDFFVVAAADNVFLGENVALKLVSFSEKHGSPMLAAKRVRDPRKYGVIVGRSVGERIYEVEGIVEKPTKPVSDLANASLYVFPPEIFKAIEETKPSPRGEIEVTDSIQILLSRGFKFYAYESTADWVDVGTWEAFFRAMVLSLKHSGGYNLVADVLGILGDK; from the coding sequence TTGCCCAGGCTCGCAAAAGGCGTGTTGCTGGCAGCAGGTCTTGGCACTAGGCTCATCCCGTATAGCAAGGAGATGCCGAAGGAAATGTTACCAGTGTTCGAGGGGGTTAACGGCAAGGTCTTCCTAAAGCCAGTTATACAGGTCATATTCGAGCAACTCTACGAGGCTGGCCTACGGGAGTTCTGCTTCGTGGTGGGTAGGGGTAAGAGAGTTATCGAAGACCACTTCACCCCTGACTGGGGCTTCGTAGACTACCTCGAAAGAACAGGCAAGGAAGAGTACGCGGCTCTTTTGCGAGAGTTCTACAGGAAGATCGAGTCGTCCTACATAGCGTGGGTAAACCAGCCAATCCCACGCGGTACGGGACACGCAGTTTACACTGCCCGGATGTTCGTGGGGGAAGACTTTTTTGTAGTAGCAGCGGCAGATAACGTATTCCTGGGTGAAAACGTTGCCCTAAAGCTAGTCTCTTTCTCCGAGAAACACGGATCCCCCATGCTCGCCGCCAAGCGCGTTAGGGATCCGAGGAAATACGGGGTTATAGTAGGGCGTAGTGTCGGAGAAAGAATATACGAGGTTGAAGGGATCGTTGAGAAGCCTACAAAGCCGGTCTCCGACCTCGCGAACGCAAGCCTCTACGTCTTCCCCCCAGAAATATTCAAGGCGATCGAGGAGACAAAGCCAAGCCCCCGCGGCGAGATAGAAGTTACGGACTCTATCCAGATACTGCTGAGCCGGGGCTTCAAATTCTACGCGTATGAGTCTACAGCCGACTGGGTCGACGTGGGCACCTGGGAGGCGTTCTTCAGGGCAATGGTGCTCTCGCTCAAGCACAGCGGGGGGTATAACCTTGTTGCCGACGTTCTAGGGATCCTCGGGGACAAGTAG
- the mobB gene encoding molybdopterin-guanine dinucleotide biosynthesis protein B, which yields MKAVAIIGFKNSGKTTVAEFLVRELKARGLRVAALKHAHGGITPYNDDSSRLYKAGADVSVALSEEEAVEYKRGKPALWQYISSLRGYDFLVVEGFKDVFPGSRIVVARNVEEARQLSDSLVIAYTGGVARQATDASLPAPVVDFEREPERLVEIALEKSIEPLPALNCGFCRYGSCLALAEAIMRGEATYGECTVLASRVKLTVDGRPVELNPFVQDVFRNVVLGLVATLKGVEQNPRRVELSVSI from the coding sequence GTGAAGGCTGTAGCGATCATTGGCTTTAAGAACTCGGGCAAGACAACTGTAGCAGAGTTTCTCGTTAGGGAGCTCAAAGCACGGGGTCTACGTGTAGCAGCCCTGAAGCACGCGCACGGCGGTATAACCCCATATAACGACGATTCGAGCAGGCTTTACAAGGCTGGCGCTGACGTGTCAGTGGCCCTATCTGAGGAAGAGGCCGTGGAGTACAAGCGCGGGAAGCCAGCTCTCTGGCAGTACATTTCGTCGCTCAGGGGCTACGATTTTCTCGTCGTCGAGGGCTTCAAGGATGTTTTCCCAGGATCCAGGATAGTGGTTGCAAGGAACGTAGAAGAAGCCAGGCAACTCTCGGACTCACTTGTGATAGCATATACTGGCGGTGTCGCGAGACAGGCTACTGATGCGAGCCTTCCCGCGCCTGTTGTTGACTTTGAAAGGGAGCCGGAGAGGCTCGTGGAGATTGCTCTGGAAAAGTCGATTGAGCCCCTACCGGCTCTAAATTGCGGCTTCTGCAGGTACGGCTCTTGTCTGGCCCTTGCTGAGGCTATAATGCGGGGAGAGGCAACGTATGGAGAGTGCACCGTGCTCGCCAGCCGGGTAAAGCTCACAGTCGACGGGAGGCCCGTCGAGCTAAACCCCTTCGTCCAAGACGTCTTCAGGAACGTTGTTCTGGGGCTCGTCGCTACGCTAAAGGGTGTTGAGCAAAACCCTAGGAGAGTCGAGCTTAGCGTTTCAATCTAG
- a CDS encoding dihydrolipoyl dehydrogenase — MVKHYDVIVFGTGSAMNIVSELINRGTNLRLAVIENNMVGGICLTRGCIPSKLLLEVARNIRRIREAGKFGVNARIESIDFTGVMERVWRRIYRESKEIEHSLKHHSLVDLYQVDGVFVGDYTVDVGGREIEGEKVLLSTGSKPRIPQVPGIDLVDYYTNDNFFRELRELPKRTVVVGAGYVGLELGFFLAMMGSQVTVLGRRSRILPEEEPEVSELLQRDLSQYMDIRTNHEVVEFRKNGDRKIVVAENKLTGDNVEFEADAILIAAGRASYSDVTRPEKTGVRTDKKGWIIVDEYLRTSKEDIWAFGDATGRMMYKHKANYESIIVYYNAFLGEEVKADYHAVPHATFTEPEVASVGMKEEEAKKKYDILVGYAMYDETAKGEAMMVKDYFVKVILDKETLRILGAHIVGPEASILIQEIVNLMYTESQTAEPIFRGMHIHPALSEVVERAFFHLHEPEEWHRHEH; from the coding sequence ATGGTGAAGCATTACGACGTGATAGTCTTTGGTACAGGCTCAGCGATGAACATAGTATCTGAGTTGATAAACCGGGGCACGAACCTCCGCCTCGCAGTTATCGAGAACAACATGGTCGGAGGAATTTGCCTTACAAGAGGCTGTATACCCTCGAAGCTACTGTTAGAGGTAGCTAGGAACATTAGGAGGATAAGAGAAGCCGGCAAGTTTGGCGTAAATGCCAGGATCGAGTCCATAGACTTTACCGGCGTCATGGAGAGGGTGTGGAGGAGGATATACCGTGAGAGCAAGGAGATAGAACACTCGCTGAAGCACCACTCCCTCGTCGACCTGTACCAAGTCGACGGGGTGTTCGTGGGGGACTACACGGTAGATGTAGGGGGGAGGGAGATCGAGGGAGAAAAAGTCCTGCTTTCTACGGGCTCGAAGCCTAGGATCCCGCAAGTTCCAGGAATCGACCTCGTCGACTACTACACAAACGACAACTTCTTCCGCGAACTCAGGGAGTTGCCTAAGAGAACAGTGGTCGTTGGCGCCGGCTATGTTGGCCTAGAGCTAGGCTTCTTCTTGGCGATGATGGGGAGCCAGGTAACAGTCCTTGGTAGAAGGTCTAGAATACTCCCCGAGGAGGAGCCCGAGGTTTCCGAGCTCCTCCAGAGAGACCTCTCGCAATACATGGACATTAGAACCAACCACGAAGTCGTAGAGTTCAGGAAGAACGGGGACAGGAAAATTGTCGTGGCGGAGAACAAGCTTACAGGGGACAACGTAGAGTTTGAGGCTGACGCTATTTTAATCGCTGCTGGAAGGGCCTCGTACAGCGACGTGACTAGGCCAGAGAAGACAGGAGTGAGGACAGACAAGAAGGGCTGGATAATAGTCGACGAGTACCTGCGCACCTCCAAGGAGGACATATGGGCGTTTGGTGACGCTACTGGCAGGATGATGTACAAGCACAAAGCTAATTACGAGAGCATCATAGTGTACTACAATGCCTTCCTGGGGGAAGAGGTCAAGGCAGACTACCACGCTGTTCCGCATGCAACATTCACTGAACCGGAGGTCGCAAGCGTGGGGATGAAAGAGGAGGAGGCGAAAAAGAAGTACGACATACTCGTAGGCTATGCTATGTACGACGAGACTGCTAAAGGCGAGGCAATGATGGTGAAAGACTACTTTGTGAAAGTGATCCTAGACAAGGAGACACTTAGGATCCTCGGAGCCCACATAGTCGGGCCTGAGGCCTCTATACTCATACAGGAGATAGTCAACCTAATGTACACTGAAAGCCAGACCGCAGAACCCATATTCAGAGGTATGCACATACACCCCGCTCTCTCTGAGGTAGTTGAAAGGGCGTTCTTCCACCTCCACGAGCCGGAAGAGTGGCACAGGCACGAGCACTAA
- a CDS encoding DUF981 family protein, with the protein MPLLITDPLDTWLMLLGATLLAAATFVYFNFIRPFKELENLNRGYGVFFLVVGVYALATGVWGTITWPMPGPYNIVIMDEWPIFGIACLVLGLALLLRLDFAFTSIPFAFIGILPVVHGAAIIAFRLTKQPEVAGLMYILTGLSVLLSPLLFYKKRREVAWLALVFLVVAGLIALYIGYSAAFEHIPRWAKWRPWYGAVEIP; encoded by the coding sequence ATGCCGCTCTTAATAACAGACCCACTAGACACGTGGCTGATGCTTCTCGGCGCAACGCTGCTTGCAGCGGCAACGTTCGTCTACTTTAACTTCATTAGGCCTTTCAAAGAACTCGAGAACCTAAACAGAGGCTATGGCGTGTTCTTCCTTGTTGTTGGCGTCTATGCACTGGCGACTGGTGTCTGGGGCACAATTACTTGGCCGATGCCAGGCCCCTACAACATTGTCATCATGGACGAGTGGCCTATATTCGGCATTGCGTGCCTAGTCCTCGGCTTGGCACTACTGCTACGCTTAGACTTTGCCTTCACTTCAATACCGTTCGCATTCATAGGCATTTTGCCGGTAGTCCACGGCGCAGCCATAATCGCTTTCCGCTTGACCAAGCAACCCGAGGTTGCAGGCCTCATGTATATTTTGACTGGGCTCTCTGTCCTCCTTTCACCACTCCTCTTCTACAAGAAGAGGAGGGAAGTCGCGTGGCTCGCCTTGGTATTCCTAGTAGTAGCAGGACTCATCGCTCTATACATAGGTTACAGCGCAGCTTTCGAGCACATACCTCGCTGGGCTAAGTGGAGGCCCTGGTACGGCGCCGTAGAAATCCCATAA
- a CDS encoding PLP-dependent cysteine synthase family protein, whose protein sequence is MARSVIDLIGRTPMVRINKLVSPEDAELYAKLEWYNPGGSVKDRMAKYLIEYAEAAGKLTKDKIILEATSGNTGIALAMIAAVKGYKCTIIMPESVSVERRKIIRAFGAELILTPGHLGTAGAIELKKKLLSENPDKYVDLDQFSDPANILAHYHTTANEIWEQTQGRVDVVVVGIGTAGTGVGVSMRLKELKPSVRVVGVTPKLGLSIQGLRHPREPNPTKLFRREAFDEVVEVDEEQRKESFKLARELASKEGLLVGMSAAAIMLVAVRKARELGKGKVVVAVLPDSGLKYLSTELFE, encoded by the coding sequence GTGGCTAGGAGCGTTATCGATCTAATTGGGCGCACACCTATGGTCAGGATAAACAAGCTGGTCTCGCCGGAAGACGCAGAGCTCTACGCAAAGCTAGAGTGGTACAACCCGGGTGGCTCCGTCAAGGACAGGATGGCGAAGTATCTCATCGAGTATGCCGAGGCGGCTGGGAAGCTGACAAAGGACAAGATAATCCTTGAGGCAACTTCAGGGAACACCGGCATAGCGCTTGCGATGATAGCCGCTGTAAAGGGGTACAAGTGCACGATAATAATGCCTGAGTCTGTCAGCGTGGAGAGGAGGAAGATCATCAGGGCCTTCGGCGCAGAGCTAATACTGACACCAGGCCACCTCGGCACAGCGGGCGCAATAGAGCTCAAGAAGAAGCTGTTAAGCGAGAACCCCGACAAGTACGTCGACCTGGATCAGTTCAGCGACCCGGCAAACATCCTAGCCCACTACCACACGACGGCCAACGAGATATGGGAGCAGACACAGGGGAGGGTAGACGTGGTCGTCGTCGGCATAGGGACGGCCGGGACGGGGGTAGGGGTCTCGATGCGTCTCAAAGAGCTGAAGCCATCAGTCAGGGTCGTGGGCGTTACGCCGAAACTCGGGCTGTCGATACAGGGCCTCAGGCACCCCCGAGAGCCAAACCCCACCAAGCTTTTCAGGCGGGAGGCCTTCGACGAGGTAGTCGAGGTCGACGAGGAGCAGAGAAAAGAGTCGTTCAAGCTAGCTAGAGAGCTTGCAAGCAAGGAAGGGCTGCTGGTGGGTATGAGTGCCGCGGCAATAATGCTAGTAGCCGTCAGGAAGGCCCGCGAGCTCGGGAAAGGGAAGGTCGTCGTTGCCGTGCTGCCAGACAGCGGGCTAAAATATCTCTCAACAGAACTATTCGAGTAA
- a CDS encoding MFS transporter, translating to MERNRLYLALATLYSLYFLVYVHRTITGVLKPELTEVAGLYGLDAVFLTSSLASTYFYAYSAMQLPAGVLADALGVRKYVSISAGIMSAGVFLFASARPQLMLLGRLLIGAGAAAVYVSIQRVIGIYASQDRGGLLTGLALSIGNIGALFATLPSRVVIDALGFSNFFVVLAVSSSLLTIAPTHTIADEGLGSKGVVEGLKKTISQLKIAATSYHSIAVALAYTGTYSAVLAFQSYWAYEYLQKNFGMSKEEVAQALLLLALAFLATVPLVGYTSDSILKKRKPILVAGCFLHSAAWFTAILLPATSSRAAVNAYMLVLGLVASTHMVISPMAREAYPPEFSGTTFAFVNMVGFLAVAVYQSLGLVVKDPVHILALFSVASLVSGLLALRAKETMNS from the coding sequence ATGGAGAGAAACAGACTGTACTTGGCTCTCGCGACTCTCTACTCGTTGTACTTCCTCGTGTACGTTCACAGGACAATAACTGGCGTCCTGAAGCCAGAGCTAACAGAGGTAGCCGGGCTATACGGCTTGGACGCTGTCTTTCTTACATCATCTCTTGCATCCACATACTTCTATGCGTACTCTGCGATGCAACTACCAGCTGGCGTCCTGGCAGACGCTCTAGGCGTCAGAAAGTACGTGTCCATAAGTGCGGGGATAATGTCGGCAGGCGTGTTCCTATTCGCGTCTGCACGGCCTCAACTAATGCTGCTAGGCCGACTCTTAATAGGAGCTGGGGCGGCCGCCGTGTATGTCTCGATACAACGGGTCATCGGGATTTACGCTTCGCAGGACAGAGGAGGTCTACTTACAGGCCTCGCCTTGTCAATAGGGAATATAGGTGCTTTGTTCGCAACCCTTCCTTCAAGAGTCGTTATCGACGCGCTAGGCTTCTCGAACTTCTTCGTGGTACTAGCGGTGTCCTCGAGCCTGCTAACAATAGCTCCAACGCATACGATCGCGGATGAAGGCCTCGGCAGCAAGGGAGTTGTAGAAGGCCTCAAGAAGACTATCTCGCAGCTCAAGATTGCAGCTACCTCTTACCACTCAATAGCTGTAGCATTGGCCTACACTGGAACGTACTCAGCAGTGCTAGCCTTCCAGTCCTACTGGGCCTACGAGTACCTGCAGAAGAACTTTGGAATGTCTAAGGAGGAAGTGGCGCAGGCACTCCTCTTACTAGCACTAGCCTTCCTCGCTACAGTTCCACTAGTAGGGTATACTAGCGACTCTATTCTCAAGAAGAGGAAGCCAATCCTGGTAGCTGGATGCTTCTTACACTCGGCGGCGTGGTTTACCGCCATCCTGTTGCCGGCTACCAGCTCTAGAGCCGCGGTAAACGCATACATGCTCGTCCTAGGCCTAGTAGCGTCCACACACATGGTAATCTCGCCAATGGCTAGAGAAGCCTACCCCCCAGAATTCTCGGGGACAACCTTTGCCTTCGTAAATATGGTGGGCTTCCTGGCCGTAGCAGTCTACCAGAGCCTCGGCCTAGTAGTAAAGGATCCAGTACATATACTCGCACTTTTCAGCGTAGCTTCTTTAGTCTCGGGATTGCTTGCTTTGAGGGCAAAAGAAACAATGAACAGTTAA
- a CDS encoding HEPN domain-containing protein → MRDLEHAQRSLDAGDYEWACFAAQQAGEKAVRALYQKLGVEVWGHSITRLLASLPEGMRPPEDLVDKAKELDRHYIPTRYPNFHPEGAPMDYYSRADAERANRYAREIVEFCRSKIV, encoded by the coding sequence CTGAGAGACCTAGAGCATGCCCAGCGTTCTCTCGATGCGGGAGACTACGAGTGGGCATGTTTTGCAGCGCAGCAGGCCGGAGAGAAGGCCGTGAGAGCCCTATACCAGAAGCTCGGCGTAGAAGTATGGGGGCATTCAATAACTCGTCTTCTCGCAAGCCTCCCAGAGGGCATGAGGCCTCCGGAAGACTTGGTAGACAAGGCGAAGGAGCTCGACCGCCACTACATACCAACGCGTTACCCAAACTTTCACCCCGAGGGCGCGCCAATGGATTACTACTCTAGGGCAGATGCAGAGAGGGCTAATAGGTATGCCAGAGAAATCGTGGAGTTCTGCAGGAGTAAGATTGTATAG
- a CDS encoding class II SORL domain-containing protein, whose translation MTKKFGDLIYTPETASGEAISKVETHTPRIEAPEQVKAGEPFYIKVAVGPHPNTVQHSIRWVEVYFQEEGRPFNPVLLARVVFEPEYAEPDITLKVVLKKSGVIHAVEYCNLHGLWEGRKEIKVI comes from the coding sequence ATGACAAAAAAGTTTGGAGACCTTATCTACACACCTGAAACCGCGTCCGGCGAGGCCATCTCCAAGGTTGAAACGCACACCCCGAGGATAGAGGCACCCGAGCAAGTTAAAGCCGGGGAGCCCTTTTACATCAAGGTAGCAGTTGGGCCGCACCCCAACACTGTACAACACTCTATCCGCTGGGTAGAAGTGTACTTCCAGGAGGAGGGGCGCCCCTTCAACCCAGTTCTCCTCGCGAGAGTAGTTTTCGAGCCGGAGTACGCAGAGCCGGACATCACACTAAAGGTGGTTTTGAAGAAGAGCGGGGTAATACACGCTGTAGAGTACTGTAACCTCCACGGGCTCTGGGAGGGTAGAAAAGAGATAAAAGTAATC
- the sppA gene encoding signal peptide peptidase SppA, with translation MSQQPIARKGVRQKLPLLLIAAAVVAGVLLSVFYSTQQVALTPRIAKIVITGPITYPTSSLFGASVGVEEYIKLVKQAEDDPTVKAVVLVFDSPGGTVSASYDLYTAVKELASKKVVVSYARGTLASGAYMAACPSARIYASPSSLIGSIGVYASVLSVEGLLGKLGVRVYTVKTGELKDIGSPYRNMTAEDLRVMQEIVDEYFSLFKSIVLEGRKNVSSEAFTGRPYGPQEALKAGLIDGITTFEEALNKTRELAGLPPYAPVVELKPPQPGLLSLLFGALGSRTPLSVPSVVYLAMWPEPQYIVLP, from the coding sequence ATGTCTCAGCAGCCAATAGCGAGAAAGGGGGTCAGGCAAAAGCTCCCCCTATTGCTGATAGCCGCTGCAGTAGTGGCTGGCGTACTGCTCTCCGTGTTCTACTCCACCCAGCAAGTGGCCCTAACCCCACGCATCGCCAAGATCGTAATAACCGGCCCAATCACCTACCCTACATCATCGCTATTCGGGGCATCAGTGGGCGTAGAAGAGTACATTAAACTGGTCAAGCAGGCCGAGGACGACCCGACGGTGAAAGCCGTAGTACTGGTCTTCGATAGCCCAGGGGGGACTGTCTCGGCCTCATACGACCTTTACACTGCAGTCAAAGAACTGGCTAGCAAGAAGGTCGTCGTATCGTACGCTAGAGGCACGCTGGCGAGTGGAGCCTACATGGCGGCGTGCCCGTCTGCTAGGATCTACGCGAGCCCGTCGTCACTTATAGGCTCTATCGGCGTCTACGCGTCGGTTCTGAGCGTAGAGGGGCTTCTAGGCAAGCTTGGAGTAAGAGTATACACGGTGAAGACAGGGGAGTTGAAGGATATAGGGTCGCCGTACAGGAATATGACCGCGGAGGACTTGAGGGTCATGCAGGAGATAGTAGACGAGTACTTCAGTCTCTTTAAGAGCATCGTCCTCGAGGGGAGGAAGAACGTGAGCAGCGAGGCTTTCACGGGGAGGCCGTACGGCCCCCAGGAGGCCCTCAAAGCGGGCCTCATAGACGGCATTACCACATTTGAGGAAGCCTTGAATAAGACGAGGGAGCTCGCAGGCCTCCCACCCTACGCCCCGGTCGTCGAGCTCAAGCCACCACAGCCGGGGCTACTCAGTCTGCTGTTTGGGGCGCTTGGTTCTAGGACGCCGCTGAGCGTGCCGAGTGTGGTGTACCTGGCAATGTGGCCAGAGCCTCAGTACATCGTCTTGCCGTGA
- a CDS encoding ParB N-terminal domain-containing protein yields MPVQGPSLVASLVKGVVLLPLRELKPHESVDPLNLESVLHRLRRDQVLRRAVAIDSETRVVLDGHHRLKALELLGCQLVPCTLFDYRSGLIEVWSYPGAPRVSKEDVLYAALSGRLLPPKTSRHMVRAGSRYVHISEFEVEVNLPISSLR; encoded by the coding sequence ATGCCTGTACAAGGCCCTAGTCTAGTGGCCTCCCTTGTAAAGGGGGTGGTGCTACTCCCTTTACGAGAGCTAAAGCCTCACGAGAGTGTAGACCCATTAAACCTGGAGAGTGTCCTCCATAGACTGCGGAGAGACCAAGTCCTGAGAAGGGCGGTGGCAATAGACTCTGAGACGCGTGTTGTCCTAGACGGCCACCATAGGCTCAAGGCACTCGAGCTACTGGGGTGCCAGCTCGTACCCTGCACTCTCTTCGACTATCGTAGTGGGCTAATAGAAGTGTGGAGTTACCCGGGGGCCCCCAGAGTCTCCAAGGAAGACGTCCTCTACGCCGCGCTAAGCGGGAGGCTTCTACCGCCTAAAACCTCACGGCACATGGTCAGAGCTGGTAGTAGGTATGTCCATATATCTGAGTTTGAAGTAGAGGTTAACCTGCCAATTAGTAGTCTAAGGTGA
- a CDS encoding twin-arginine translocase TatA/TatE family subunit, with the protein MAISVSQHISVYSIGLGPTELLLLTLLAIILFAPRKLPELAKALKESADIIRREASGSAEKSSVEDKERALKEVAEKLEASEKQEKKKRRFF; encoded by the coding sequence GTGGCAATATCCGTCTCACAACACATATCCGTGTACTCCATAGGGCTTGGCCCCACTGAACTGTTGCTACTCACACTTCTCGCTATAATCCTGTTCGCCCCGAGGAAGCTTCCCGAGCTAGCTAAAGCCTTGAAGGAGTCTGCAGATATAATCAGGAGGGAGGCTAGTGGTAGCGCGGAAAAGTCTAGCGTAGAGGACAAGGAGAGGGCATTGAAGGAGGTAGCGGAGAAGTTAGAGGCTAGCGAGAAACAAGAGAAAAAGAAGAGACGCTTCTTCTAG
- a CDS encoding glycosyltransferase — protein sequence MNPSYVALLLFFAPLYLLTAYYLVILFRAFRARERRGVSDSSNCSGCALEVVVPIKNEPIAVVKDTVLKNLQAFNSAGCLKRVVILSDDDPGYAEKLERGIGENGLVKVVRRDNPRGGRTGALDEIFASSSSDYILVLDVDGVVGSRALEGLCRELGEADAYIIPWRGYFYEKTRVAEAAAFSVNLGSSLLYRLRWLAGFYVFPLGSGTAYKRSAVLRVGGWGDNVIQDDIWMGVKLSTSGHRTALLEDGSIEVLVPSRLHTLRKQQSRWAYGTSEVLSKSLPRLLKASLPWSTRLEMIAYMMQPLQTLPAFMAFVLAPLIALIHTASDPVNIQIVNLLVLVAPLVALNAVYGYMMFRLAPEVYENGLKHYLVNLGRFTAILAVLSPHLSISALRGLLRAGFKWEVTPKGEKERALPKEKTPLLILAWSLLGATLSILTRNIYTLVISASYLVAAAYSLLRLEL from the coding sequence ATGAACCCGAGCTATGTGGCCCTCCTACTGTTTTTCGCCCCGCTATACCTCCTCACTGCCTACTACCTCGTAATCCTCTTTAGAGCGTTTAGGGCACGCGAGCGCAGAGGGGTGTCTGACAGTAGTAACTGCAGTGGCTGTGCACTGGAGGTAGTAGTCCCAATAAAGAACGAGCCCATAGCTGTAGTTAAAGACACTGTCCTCAAGAACCTCCAGGCTTTCAATTCAGCGGGATGCTTGAAGAGAGTTGTCATACTTTCGGACGACGACCCGGGCTACGCCGAGAAACTGGAGAGGGGGATAGGCGAAAATGGCTTAGTAAAGGTAGTCAGGAGGGATAACCCACGAGGCGGCAGGACAGGAGCGCTCGACGAGATTTTCGCTTCCTCCTCCTCGGACTACATACTGGTTCTAGACGTGGACGGTGTTGTTGGAAGCAGGGCGCTCGAGGGTCTCTGCAGAGAGCTGGGCGAGGCAGACGCATACATTATTCCGTGGAGGGGCTACTTTTACGAGAAGACGAGAGTGGCAGAAGCGGCAGCTTTCTCCGTAAACCTAGGCTCGTCGTTGCTCTACAGGCTCCGGTGGCTTGCCGGCTTCTACGTATTCCCCCTCGGCTCTGGGACAGCGTACAAGCGCTCTGCAGTTCTTAGGGTAGGAGGGTGGGGGGACAATGTCATACAGGACGACATATGGATGGGCGTGAAACTCTCCACGTCGGGGCATAGGACGGCCCTACTCGAGGACGGGTCAATAGAAGTGCTCGTGCCAAGCCGGCTACACACTCTACGTAAGCAGCAGTCGCGCTGGGCGTACGGCACAAGCGAGGTGCTTTCAAAGAGCCTTCCACGGTTGCTCAAGGCGAGCTTGCCTTGGAGCACCAGACTCGAGATGATAGCCTACATGATGCAGCCGTTGCAAACTCTGCCGGCTTTCATGGCTTTCGTCCTTGCGCCATTAATTGCGCTAATTCATACTGCAAGTGATCCTGTGAACATCCAGATCGTAAACCTCCTAGTCCTAGTTGCTCCCCTTGTTGCCCTAAATGCGGTGTACGGGTACATGATGTTCAGACTTGCACCGGAGGTCTACGAGAACGGGTTGAAGCACTACCTGGTAAACCTCGGGAGATTCACGGCCATACTCGCCGTGCTCTCGCCTCACCTCTCCATAAGCGCCTTGAGGGGGCTCCTCAGGGCTGGCTTCAAGTGGGAGGTTACGCCAAAGGGCGAGAAGGAGAGAGCCCTGCCCAAGGAGAAGACCCCCCTCCTGATACTCGCGTGGTCGCTCCTCGGAGCAACTCTCTCGATTTTAACAAGGAACATATACACGCTCGTAATCTCAGCATCCTACCTGGTTGCAGCAGCATACAGTCTTCTAAGGCTAGAACTCTAA